Part of the Plasmodium cynomolgi strain B DNA, scaffold: 0877, whole genome shotgun sequence genome, TGGCCAAAGAGTTCTTCGTTTAATAGGACGTTATACAAAATGTTATTTAGAGTAAATGTGTTGACATCGGTAATGACTAGTTGGTTCACTCCTTGATTAGTTCCGTTGAGAAAATGTTCGCATGCGTGAAAAGCGAAATACTGGCTAGTCCACTTCCTGCACCGAGTTCTAACAACACTTTGTTGCTAAAGAAGGTGCTATTCTGGAGGCACAAATCGGAGATCCATTTGCTTACCATGAGGCAACACACACAAATGTTAATCCCGGTGATGTCATTATGCGAATGGACCTCTTATCCTGATGTTGTGCCATCCTCAAATGAATTCCCAAAATAGTTTAGCCCAATTTCTCTTATCCGTATAATGGCCTCTTCTTcggtttccccttttacttttgccttttcgttGATGAGCAACTGGTGAGTGCACTcctgaattatttttgcgtccTCTAGGTTTGTTGTGAACGCTGTGTCGTTGTGGCTATTGGCTGTGCTGTCCCCACGATTGGCTACGACGCTGCACATACCGTTCTTCATGCTGTCGCTCATGCCACTTACCACGCACCCATCCTGCTCGACTAGCACACTCAACATGGGATGGTTCAGaaggaaatgcaaaatatattcgtCCTGGGCGTTGAAGGCCTTCTACAGAATGCTCTTGTcgaattcgtttttcttcagtaGGTCGATTCTGTTGGCTTCCTTGTACAGGAGTatttgcttcccccacgtTTCTCCCTGGCCATTTAAAGTAGCACCACCGATACCCTGCCTACTGTCTCCATTGCCCAAGTTGCTACCATGATCATCAGAGAAAAGGCTCccgaaaaaattcatcgagtttattttattttagaCATGGAAACTTAGCTGGTATCCGTCCTTCACAAGGGAAATCTGCAAAAAATCTT contains:
- a CDS encoding hypothetical protein (putative), coding for MNFFGSLFSDDHGSNLGNGDSRQGIGGATLNGQGETWGKQILLYKEANRIDLLKKNEFDKSILKWISDLCLQNSTFFSNKVLLELGAGSGLASISLFTHANIFSTELIKE